Part of the Alteracholeplasma palmae J233 genome, TTTTTTAACCTTTTTTTATAAAATTACATTTATTAGTTTTACAAAGTTATCCACAGCGTTTTCGTGGATAGAATTGTGGGAAACTTTCCCACAAATTTCCCACATTGTGGAAAAGTGGGAAACTCTTTTGTTGGCTTTATAATGCATTTCTAATGCTCTTTTTGTCCACATTTTGGTGTTTTTCTAAATTGTTGCTAAAAAGTTATCCACAAATAATGTGGGAAACTTTTGAAACTTTTTCCACATTTATATGATATTCTATTATCACAACTAAAAGAACGGAGGTCTGTCATGAACATTTATGATGATTTGTGGAATAAGATTTTAAAAGATCTTGAGTACATCTATAGTGAAGAAGTTTATAATGAAATATTCGCTCCTATAAAGTCTACTCATAAATTCCAAAATGGTCTTATATTTATAATTGTAGAATCTGAATTTATTAAAAACAGAATTTCAAGAATGTATATGCCTAAAATTAATGAACTCGCAACAAAACACTTTGATCAAGCAGTAAGATTTAAATTTGTAACTGCTCAAGACTTAATTAGTGAAGACTCACCAAAAGATAGAGTTCTGACAATTAACACCTACCGTCCTGGTAATTTAAATAATGCTTACTCGTTTGATAATTTCGTTGTTGGTAAGAGTAACACTTTCGCCTTTAGAATGGCTATGAAAGTAGCAGATCAACCAGGCGTAGTAGCTAACCCTTTCTATATTTTTGGGGATGTAGGTTTAGGTAAAACCCACTTAATGCAAGCAATCGGTAATTACATTCTAGATAACGATGTTAACCAGCGTGTTTTATATGTAAAAGCTGATGGTTTTATAGAAGATTTTACCAATCTTTTAAGAAAAGAAAAAATGGATGATTTCAATCATAAATATAGAGATATAGATGTCCTATTAGTAGATGATATTCAAATAATGGCTGGGGCAAACCGGACACAGATGGAGTTTTTCAAACTTTTTGACTACTTGTATCTGAATAATAAGCAAATTATTATTACAAGTGATAAACCTGCTTCTGAACTTAAAAACATTATGTCCAGATTAACTTCTAGATTTGAAGCTGGATTAACAGTTGATATCCAAGTTCCTGATCTTGACCATCGATTAACTATTTTAAAAAGAAAACTGAGCTCTTTTGACCCTAATAACGATGTTAGTGATGATGTTTTAGAATTTATTGCCTCATCTTTTGTTACTAATATCCGTGAAATGGAAGGCGCTTTAATTAGACTTTTAAGCTATGCCTCTGCTTGTAACCTTGATATTACATTAGATGTGGCTTATGAAGCTTTAGATCCTTTATTAAAAACTAAAAAACGCAGTAATAACTTAAATGAAAACAACTATGATAAAATACAAAGTGTTGTAAGTGAATTCTACAATATCAGTCTTCAAGATTTAATTGGTAAAAAAAGACACTCTAAATATACTTTACCTAGACATATTGCCATGTATCTAATTAAATTAAAGTATAATATACCTTATAAAACAATTGGAACCTTATTTAGTGATAGAGACCACTCAACTGTTTTAGCAGCTTGCGAAAAG contains:
- the dnaA gene encoding chromosomal replication initiator protein DnaA, encoding MNIYDDLWNKILKDLEYIYSEEVYNEIFAPIKSTHKFQNGLIFIIVESEFIKNRISRMYMPKINELATKHFDQAVRFKFVTAQDLISEDSPKDRVLTINTYRPGNLNNAYSFDNFVVGKSNTFAFRMAMKVADQPGVVANPFYIFGDVGLGKTHLMQAIGNYILDNDVNQRVLYVKADGFIEDFTNLLRKEKMDDFNHKYRDIDVLLVDDIQIMAGANRTQMEFFKLFDYLYLNNKQIIITSDKPASELKNIMSRLTSRFEAGLTVDIQVPDLDHRLTILKRKLSSFDPNNDVSDDVLEFIASSFVTNIREMEGALIRLLSYASACNLDITLDVAYEALDPLLKTKKRSNNLNENNYDKIQSVVSEFYNISLQDLIGKKRHSKYTLPRHIAMYLIKLKYNIPYKTIGTLFSDRDHSTVLAACEKIENELRQDANLKIAVDTIVKKVDA